From the Palleronia sp. LCG004 genome, the window TGTTCCCGGTCGAGCCATGGGTCAGCCCCTGGTCGTAGAGCGTCGCGGCATACGTACAGACCTGTTCGCGAAGGCGTGCCATCTCGCTCATGGTCTTGCCTCCAGCATCGCCAGTGCGGTCTCGAAAAAGTCGACATCGCCGAAATTGCCCGACTTGAGCGCCAGCACGAGAGGCCGGCCTTCCGCCGCCACTGCGGGAACGCCCGGCGTGATCTCGGGCCCGATGCGCAGGGCGGTCAGACCAAGCCCCTCGACGACCGCGCCCGACGTTTCGCCCCCTGCCGTCACCAGCCGCCGGACGCCGTTGGCGACAAGCAACCGCGCGGTCTCGGCAAAGAACGCTTCGAGCCGTCCCGCGACGATCTCGCGACCGTATTTCTCCTGGGCGGCCTTCACCGTCGCGGGATCGGCGGAAGAGTAGAGCAGGAGGGGGCTGTCGCTTTCGAGTGCGGCGCCGACGGCCTCGTCCGGGGTGACGCGGCCTTCCATGACCTCATCGGCGGTGATCTCCAGTGCCGGATGCCGCTCGCGCCAGCGGGCGATCTGGGCACGCGTCATCGTCGAGGCGGAGCCTGCGATCAGAGCCGCGGGACCCGCCTCTCCGCGCCAGTCTCCCTCGACCGAATAAAGGGCATCCGCGCCCAGCAAGTTGACCGGAAGCCCCATCGCGACGCCGGACCCGCCGGTGATGAGCGGCACACCATCGGCGGCGGCACCGATTGCACGCAGATCCGCGTCGTTGATCGCGTCGATGACGACCAACGGGCGACCGGCCTCGGTCTCCGCCCGAACCGCGGCCAGTATGGCGTCGGGGCCTTCCGCGACGGTGCCGGCGGCGACATGCCCGACCCCACGCTCCGACTGGCGCGCCAGCCAGCGCCGGATGTCGGGATCGGTCATCGGGGTCAGCGGATGATGTTCCATCCCCGATTCCGAAAGCAGTTTGTCCTGTACGAAAAGGTGGCCCTGGTAAACGGTTCGCCCCGTTGCCGGGAAAGCGGGGCAGACGATCGCCGTCTCGGTACCGAGGCGTTCCATCAGGGCCTCGATCACCGGACCGATATTTCCCTGGGGCGTCGAATCGAAAGTCGAGCAATACTTGAAGAAGAACTGCGTGCAGTCCTGCGCGATCAGCCAGTCGAGCGCCTCGAGCGACCGGCGCACCGCGTCCTCTACCGGCATCGTGCGGGTTTTGAGCGCGACGACGCCGGCATCGACATCGGCCGGTGCGTTGCCTTCCGGAACGCCCGAGAACTGAATGACGCGCATCCCGTTCTTGGCAAGCATCGATGCAAGGTCCGACGATCCGGTGAAATCGTCACCGATGCATCCGAGTTTCATGATCGGGCTCCCTGTCGTGTCGAACTCATGGGCGACCCGTCACGAGTCGCGGGTTTCGGTGACGGCTTCCGTCGGGCGGCGAAGCAGCGGCAGGACCACCGTCATCAGCACCAGCAGGATGGCGGTCGCAAGAAGGATGGCGCTGATCGGCCGATCCAGGAACACGGACCAGTCGCCGCGGGACATCGCCAGCGATCGGCGCAGTTCGCTCTCGGCGATCGGTCCGAGCACGACCCCGAGAATGATCGCGACGAGGGGGAAGCCCACCTTCTCGAGCAGGAACCCCGCGAGGCCAAAGCCCAGCATGAGCCAGACATCCATCATCGAGTTCTGAACAGAGTAGGTGCCGACTATACAGCAGATCACGATGATCGGCCCGAGCACCGAGTAGGGCACGTCGAGCATCTTGGAAAGCAACGCGATGAACGGCTTCGAGAACACGAGGATCAGCAGGTTGACGATCAGCAGACCGACGAACACGGCATAGATCAGGTCGGTATTGCCGGTCATGAAGGTCGGACCCGGGGTCAGGCCGTGAACGATGAATGCGCCGAGGATGACCGCGGTGGTACCCGAGCCGGGGATGCCGAGCGCGAAAAGCGGGACGAGCGCGCCCATCGCCGCGGCGTTGTTGGCGGCTTCCGGGGCCGCGACGCCTTCCGGCGCGCCCTTCCCGAAGCGCGAGCGGTCCTTCGACCAGCGGACGGTTTCCGAATAGGCCACCATCGCTGCGGTCGACGCGCCGATACCAGGCAGGATGCCGATGGCCGTGCCCAGAATGGACGAGCGCAGGATCGCGCCGCGGACCTGCCGGATCACCGGCCAGTCGAAGATGCGGATCTTGAACTTCTTGCTGTCCAGGTGGACATCCCCCTCCTGGCTTCGCTTGAGCACCTCGGAAATTGCGAAGAGGCCGATGATCACGGGGATCAGGTTGATACCGCTCATCAATTCGAGATTGCCGAACGTGAAGCGCTG encodes:
- the otnK gene encoding 3-oxo-tetronate kinase → MKLGCIGDDFTGSSDLASMLAKNGMRVIQFSGVPEGNAPADVDAGVVALKTRTMPVEDAVRRSLEALDWLIAQDCTQFFFKYCSTFDSTPQGNIGPVIEALMERLGTETAIVCPAFPATGRTVYQGHLFVQDKLLSESGMEHHPLTPMTDPDIRRWLARQSERGVGHVAAGTVAEGPDAILAAVRAETEAGRPLVVIDAINDADLRAIGAAADGVPLITGGSGVAMGLPVNLLGADALYSVEGDWRGEAGPAALIAGSASTMTRAQIARWRERHPALEITADEVMEGRVTPDEAVGAALESDSPLLLYSSADPATVKAAQEKYGREIVAGRLEAFFAETARLLVANGVRRLVTAGGETSGAVVEGLGLTALRIGPEITPGVPAVAAEGRPLVLALKSGNFGDVDFFETALAMLEARP
- a CDS encoding tripartite tricarboxylate transporter permease, whose protein sequence is MLSDLMGGFGVVLQPINLLILASAVLIGFVGGALPGISGVILVVILLPVTYSMEPTGAFMLLTAIYASSVFSGLITAILYRAPGTPEAVMTAIDGYPMTQKGEAGKALGIGILSSALGGVLGTVVLIVATPLLANIALQFSSPEFFALAVLGLTVVASLGGNLIMGVIGVCIGLIIASVGLDPLTGTQRFTFGNLELMSGINLIPVIIGLFAISEVLKRSQEGDVHLDSKKFKIRIFDWPVIRQVRGAILRSSILGTAIGILPGIGASTAAMVAYSETVRWSKDRSRFGKGAPEGVAAPEAANNAAAMGALVPLFALGIPGSGTTAVILGAFIVHGLTPGPTFMTGNTDLIYAVFVGLLIVNLLILVFSKPFIALLSKMLDVPYSVLGPIIVICCIVGTYSVQNSMMDVWLMLGFGLAGFLLEKVGFPLVAIILGVVLGPIAESELRRSLAMSRGDWSVFLDRPISAILLATAILLVLMTVVLPLLRRPTEAVTETRDS